A genomic region of Christiangramia sp. OXR-203 contains the following coding sequences:
- a CDS encoding haloacid dehalogenase type II — MKSTPKVLIFDVNETLLDLSPLKESINKTLGKEYAADIWFAELLQYSLVESVSDSYHNFSQIAQEVLRMNALKYDLELSEEELQETLKPITSLEAYPDVMPGLKRLKNSGFKLIAYSNGKPDVLQKQLEFAEIDHFFDHIVSVENVKKYKPHLDSYKYIVDASEVNKSDCMMVAAHGWDITGAGRAGMQTAFVRRPGKFPFRLAKEPDLLVESIEELAKEL; from the coding sequence ATGAAATCTACTCCTAAAGTACTCATCTTCGATGTGAACGAAACTCTTCTCGATCTGTCTCCGCTGAAGGAAAGCATCAATAAAACCCTGGGTAAGGAATATGCAGCTGATATCTGGTTTGCCGAACTTTTACAATATTCCCTTGTAGAATCTGTAAGTGATTCCTATCACAACTTTAGTCAAATAGCGCAGGAGGTACTAAGAATGAATGCTCTGAAATATGATTTAGAACTTTCCGAAGAAGAATTACAAGAAACTTTGAAACCAATCACCAGTCTAGAAGCGTATCCAGATGTGATGCCAGGTTTAAAACGTTTGAAAAATTCAGGGTTCAAATTGATAGCTTACAGTAACGGTAAGCCAGATGTACTTCAAAAACAATTGGAATTTGCTGAAATTGATCATTTCTTCGATCATATTGTAAGCGTTGAGAACGTGAAGAAATACAAACCTCATCTTGATAGTTATAAATACATTGTAGATGCTTCCGAAGTAAATAAAAGCGATTGTATGATGGTTGCAGCTCATGGATGGGATATAACCGGAGCAGGAAGGGCTGGAATGCAAACAGCTTTTGTACGCAGACCGGGAAAATTTCCGTTTCGATTGGCGAAAGAACCCGATCTATTGGTAGAATCTATAGAAGAACTGGCAAAAGAATTATAA
- a CDS encoding DUF1028 domain-containing protein: protein MKKLVLAVFCLSIFSTHAQNIGHEKSAFAHTFSIVARDTVTGEMAVGVQSHWFSVGSIVSWGKSGVGVVATQSFVNPAYGPQGLELMENGMPADIALAKMVDEDEGRAFRQVAFLDVNGNVSAYTGDKCVQAAEDIQGNNFSVQANMMLNENVVPAMANAYATNSDLPLAERVVAVMLAAQEAGGDIRGKQSAALIVVGPEKTEKSWEDKKVDLRVDDHENPIKELGRLLKVHRAYEHMNKGDLAVEANDMEKALQEYGAAEKMFPENLEMKYWKAVALANSGRMDEARPIFKKVFAADENWKEMTTRLPASGLLNISEEELETLTK from the coding sequence ATGAAAAAATTAGTTTTAGCAGTTTTCTGTTTATCAATATTCAGCACTCACGCACAGAATATTGGACATGAAAAGAGCGCATTTGCACATACCTTTTCAATTGTTGCCAGAGATACAGTGACCGGTGAAATGGCTGTAGGAGTTCAAAGTCACTGGTTTTCGGTGGGTTCCATCGTTTCCTGGGGAAAATCTGGTGTAGGAGTGGTTGCTACTCAATCTTTCGTAAATCCGGCATACGGTCCTCAAGGTCTTGAATTAATGGAAAATGGAATGCCTGCCGATATTGCGCTGGCTAAAATGGTAGATGAAGATGAAGGCCGTGCTTTCCGTCAGGTTGCTTTTCTGGATGTAAACGGTAACGTTTCTGCCTATACAGGTGATAAATGCGTTCAGGCTGCGGAAGATATACAGGGTAATAATTTTTCTGTACAGGCAAATATGATGTTAAATGAGAATGTAGTTCCTGCCATGGCGAATGCCTATGCTACGAATTCAGATCTTCCTTTAGCTGAAAGAGTGGTTGCTGTGATGCTGGCCGCACAGGAAGCCGGTGGTGATATACGAGGAAAACAATCTGCTGCTCTTATTGTCGTAGGTCCTGAAAAAACCGAAAAAAGCTGGGAAGATAAAAAGGTGGATCTTAGAGTGGATGATCACGAAAATCCAATCAAGGAACTTGGAAGATTACTGAAGGTGCATCGTGCTTACGAGCATATGAATAAAGGAGATCTTGCTGTGGAAGCAAACGACATGGAAAAAGCACTTCAGGAATATGGTGCTGCAGAAAAAATGTTTCCTGAAAACCTGGAAATGAAATACTGGAAAGCTGTAGCTCTTGCCAATAGTGGGAGAATGGATGAAGCTAGACCAATTTTCAAAAAAGTTTTTGCTGCAGATGAAAACTGGAAAGAAATGACCACAAGGTTGCCTGCATCAGGACTACTGAATATTTCAGAAGAAGAATTAGAGACCCTTACTAAATAA
- a CDS encoding DUF3095 family protein, which translates to MMDKHRNFYTQVPISDLAIHELFRDRNNFQEVPPTWHVLVADIRDSTQAVNDGRHEEVNLVATGCVIAILNLSISEGITVPFFFGGDGATFLIPDSLTTKALSVLEKHNRNVQKNFKFELSLGTYPVRDLYKDGIELNIARVSTTESLVIPVIMGQGLLIAEKLIKETPNSLPIEIDEVPVNLSGMDCKWDKIKPPLENQEVLSLLIAGCGDANYPEVYSDILEKLNEIYGSTQRRRPISTDKLKMSTSFDRISNDVKMKWGDTNIPEFLKGVLISLFGEFYLRNTNLGKTYLKRMVELSDNLSLDGRINTVITGSADQRKELFKYLDSIEDQGLIKYGFHISEESIMSCYVRNMKTDEHIHFIDGGNGGYTKAANVLKKKLAN; encoded by the coding sequence ATGATGGACAAGCATCGTAATTTCTATACCCAAGTCCCAATTAGTGATCTGGCTATTCATGAACTTTTTCGGGATAGAAATAATTTTCAGGAGGTTCCACCAACATGGCATGTCCTGGTTGCGGATATTCGGGATTCTACCCAAGCAGTCAACGATGGCAGGCATGAAGAAGTGAACCTGGTAGCTACCGGCTGTGTGATCGCGATACTTAATTTGTCCATTTCTGAAGGGATCACTGTTCCTTTCTTTTTTGGAGGCGATGGAGCTACATTTTTAATACCTGATAGTTTAACTACCAAAGCTTTATCTGTACTCGAAAAACACAACAGGAACGTTCAGAAGAATTTTAAATTCGAACTTTCATTGGGAACCTATCCCGTAAGGGATCTTTATAAGGATGGGATCGAATTAAATATAGCCCGCGTAAGTACTACAGAATCTCTGGTGATCCCAGTTATCATGGGTCAGGGATTACTAATTGCTGAAAAGCTTATCAAAGAAACACCTAACAGTTTACCTATCGAGATCGATGAAGTGCCGGTTAATCTTTCCGGGATGGATTGTAAATGGGACAAAATCAAACCACCCTTGGAAAACCAGGAAGTGTTAAGCCTGCTTATAGCCGGATGCGGCGATGCTAACTATCCTGAAGTTTACTCAGATATTCTCGAAAAACTCAACGAGATCTACGGTTCCACGCAACGCAGAAGACCAATCTCTACAGACAAGCTTAAAATGTCCACCAGTTTTGACCGTATTAGCAATGACGTAAAGATGAAGTGGGGTGATACTAATATTCCGGAATTTCTGAAAGGAGTATTGATTAGCCTGTTCGGTGAATTTTATCTTAGAAACACCAATCTTGGTAAAACATATCTAAAACGAATGGTCGAATTATCTGATAATCTAAGTCTCGATGGCAGAATTAATACAGTGATCACCGGAAGCGCAGACCAAAGAAAAGAACTTTTCAAATACTTAGATAGTATTGAAGATCAAGGCCTCATCAAATATGGTTTTCATATTAGTGAAGAAAGTATCATGTCCTGCTATGTTCGAAACATGAAGACAGATGAACATATCCACTTTATAGATGGTGGAAATGGCGGATATACAAAAGCGGCCAATGTGCTCAAAAAGAAATTGGCAAATTGA
- a CDS encoding M20/M25/M40 family metallo-hydrolase, whose amino-acid sequence MTKKLSLAFLFFISFSAAFAQSTQEMVEKIVKEAEGNSELENLAHELLDVVGPRLVGTPQMKQANDWAVNKYKSWDIDARNEEWGKWKGWERGITHVDLISPRIQSLEARQLAWSPSTGKKGVQAEVIILPAAKDSMDFVNKLKSVKGKFVMISMPQPTGRPDDNWEEWATEESFEKMKKDRDSLSEVWRERTSASGLSRRELPQALEKAGAAGIISSYWSRGFGVNKVFSSYTEEIPTIDISLEDYGMLYRLAEYGDKPELKVVAESQELGEVSTFNTIAEIKGSEKPEEYVILSAHFDSWDGATGATDNGTGTIVMMEAMRILKKLYPNPKRTILVGHWGSEEQGLNGSRAFVKDHPEIVENTQALFNQDNGTGRVVNISGNGFLHAYDYLGRWLYEVPENVTTHIETNFPGSPGRGGSDYASFVAAGAPAFNLSSLSWDYWNYTWHTNRDTYDKIVFDDVRNNVILTAVLAYMASEDPEKTSREQISLPKSRRTGEQMTWPEPRDATRRGGLDED is encoded by the coding sequence ATGACAAAAAAATTATCCTTAGCCTTTTTATTTTTTATCTCCTTTTCGGCTGCTTTTGCGCAAAGCACCCAGGAAATGGTGGAGAAGATCGTAAAAGAAGCAGAAGGCAATTCTGAACTTGAAAATCTTGCGCATGAATTACTGGACGTTGTAGGTCCAAGACTTGTTGGGACGCCTCAAATGAAACAGGCTAACGACTGGGCGGTAAATAAGTATAAAAGCTGGGATATTGATGCCAGAAACGAAGAATGGGGTAAATGGAAAGGCTGGGAACGCGGTATCACACATGTTGATCTTATCTCTCCAAGGATTCAGAGCCTTGAAGCACGACAGCTGGCCTGGAGTCCATCTACCGGGAAAAAAGGAGTGCAGGCTGAAGTAATCATCCTTCCGGCAGCAAAAGACTCGATGGACTTCGTAAATAAATTGAAGTCGGTTAAAGGAAAATTTGTGATGATCTCAATGCCACAGCCAACGGGAAGACCAGATGATAACTGGGAAGAATGGGCTACAGAAGAGTCATTTGAAAAGATGAAAAAGGATCGTGATAGTTTAAGTGAAGTTTGGAGAGAACGTACTTCAGCTAGCGGATTATCCAGAAGAGAATTACCGCAGGCACTGGAAAAAGCAGGAGCAGCCGGAATCATTTCATCGTACTGGTCTCGAGGATTTGGCGTAAACAAAGTGTTTTCTTCATATACCGAAGAAATTCCAACCATCGATATTTCACTGGAGGATTATGGGATGCTATACCGACTTGCAGAATATGGTGATAAACCCGAACTAAAAGTAGTAGCTGAATCTCAGGAGCTGGGAGAAGTTTCAACTTTCAATACAATTGCAGAGATCAAAGGTTCAGAAAAACCTGAAGAATATGTAATTCTTTCAGCACACTTTGATAGCTGGGATGGTGCTACAGGTGCAACTGATAATGGAACAGGAACTATCGTAATGATGGAAGCGATGAGAATTCTTAAAAAGTTGTATCCTAACCCAAAAAGAACAATTCTGGTAGGGCACTGGGGTAGTGAAGAACAGGGATTGAATGGATCCAGAGCATTCGTAAAAGATCATCCAGAAATCGTTGAAAATACACAGGCATTATTTAACCAGGATAACGGAACTGGAAGGGTAGTGAATATTTCTGGAAATGGATTCCTGCATGCATATGACTATTTAGGGCGTTGGTTGTACGAAGTACCAGAAAACGTTACTACACATATTGAAACCAATTTCCCTGGATCTCCAGGAAGAGGAGGATCTGATTATGCTTCTTTTGTAGCGGCTGGAGCACCAGCATTCAACCTAAGTTCATTGAGCTGGGATTACTGGAATTACACATGGCATACCAACAGGGATACTTATGATAAGATCGTTTTCGATGATGTTAGAAACAACGTGATCCTTACAGCGGTACTTGCTTATATGGCTAGTGAAGATCCTGAAAAGACATCCAGAGAACAGATTAGCTTACCAAAAAGTCGTAGAACCGGAGAGCAGATGACCTGGCCAGAGCCACGCGATGCAACTCGTAGAGGAGGTCTGGACGAAGATTAA
- a CDS encoding S9 family peptidase codes for MLQRFAFLAILCLPFLQLNAQTSELSVQKIMQDPQWMGNFPDRVRWGIHSENVYFQYNPEGNPADSLYKIAVNDPQKILKVSAEESKAMIPTYGDFSSDRKKMLYTDDGRLTIYDMNDRSKKELISLPFRISNPEFSASEDEILFQAEDNAFIYHLENGTLQQLTNIKSGTKKASADKKLNEKDQWLQDENLDLLQVVRERKENREASKKYRESTSEPEEFIFYLDNKSMSNFVISPNAKYAAFSLIDRESGKNTGVPNYVDESGYTEDLSARSKVGDLKYSAELALYQIEKDTVLKFDFTSLPGISKLPDYTADYPEKEWKEEPRPVIPSSMKFSPEGDKAVVNIRSTDNKDRWIVAVDLETGEFESLDHQRDEAWLAGPGIGYTYYGYETMGWLPDNKHIYFQTEESGYSHLVILNTKTGKKKDLTPGNYEVFDPMISNDGKHWYFTSSKVHAGERHFYKMPLMGGDMEQLTSMTGNNDVRLSPDESQMAITYSYMNKPEELFLKETSSKAQTIQVTDGRSEAFKAYDWREPQLIKFTAQDGAKVPARLYLPEEDVKNDAAIVFVHGAGYLQNAHKWWSSYFREYMFHNLLTDLGYTVIDIDYRGSAGYGRDWRTGIYRHMGGKDLSDQVDGVKYLVDEHDINPEKVGIYGGSYGGFITLMALFTEADTFQAGAALRSVTDWAHYNHGYTSNILNEPSQDPIAYKRSSPIYFAEGLEGDLLIAHGMVDVNVHFQDVVRLSQRLIELGKENWELAVYPVEDHGFVEPSSWTDEYRRILELFNENLLEK; via the coding sequence ATGCTTCAAAGATTCGCGTTTCTCGCCATCCTATGCCTACCCTTTTTACAGCTAAATGCCCAGACTTCAGAACTTAGTGTCCAGAAGATCATGCAGGATCCACAATGGATGGGTAATTTTCCAGATAGAGTTCGCTGGGGAATACACAGTGAAAATGTCTATTTTCAGTATAATCCTGAAGGGAATCCCGCAGACAGTCTTTATAAAATCGCTGTAAATGATCCTCAAAAGATCCTAAAAGTTTCTGCGGAAGAATCGAAAGCAATGATCCCAACGTATGGCGACTTCAGTAGTGATCGAAAGAAAATGCTGTATACAGATGACGGAAGACTTACTATCTATGATATGAATGATCGATCAAAAAAGGAATTGATCAGTTTACCCTTCAGAATAAGTAATCCTGAATTTTCAGCTTCAGAAGATGAGATCCTATTCCAGGCTGAAGACAATGCATTCATCTATCATCTTGAAAACGGAACGCTTCAGCAACTTACCAATATCAAATCTGGAACAAAAAAAGCTTCCGCAGATAAAAAACTAAACGAAAAGGATCAATGGCTTCAGGATGAAAATCTTGATCTTTTACAGGTTGTGAGAGAAAGAAAGGAGAACAGGGAAGCATCTAAAAAGTACCGTGAATCCACCAGCGAGCCGGAAGAGTTTATATTTTACCTGGACAACAAGAGCATGAGCAATTTCGTTATCTCGCCAAATGCTAAATATGCTGCATTCAGCCTTATCGATCGGGAAAGCGGAAAAAACACAGGCGTTCCTAATTATGTGGATGAAAGTGGGTATACCGAAGATCTTTCTGCCAGAAGCAAGGTTGGAGATCTAAAATATTCTGCAGAACTGGCACTTTATCAAATTGAAAAGGATACGGTACTAAAGTTTGATTTTACCAGTCTACCAGGAATTTCGAAACTGCCTGATTATACTGCAGATTATCCTGAAAAAGAATGGAAAGAAGAGCCGCGACCGGTAATTCCATCCTCCATGAAATTTAGTCCTGAAGGAGACAAAGCTGTAGTAAACATACGCTCTACAGATAACAAGGACCGCTGGATCGTTGCTGTAGATCTTGAAACCGGAGAATTTGAATCGCTCGACCATCAACGCGATGAAGCATGGCTCGCAGGACCAGGAATTGGCTATACTTATTATGGTTATGAAACTATGGGATGGTTGCCAGACAACAAGCATATTTATTTTCAGACTGAAGAATCAGGCTATTCTCATTTAGTGATCCTGAATACAAAAACAGGAAAAAAGAAAGATCTTACTCCCGGGAATTATGAAGTTTTTGATCCTATGATCTCAAACGATGGGAAGCACTGGTATTTCACTTCTTCGAAAGTACATGCCGGGGAAAGACATTTCTATAAAATGCCATTAATGGGCGGAGATATGGAGCAACTTACTTCCATGACCGGGAACAACGATGTACGATTATCTCCAGATGAATCGCAAATGGCGATCACCTATTCCTATATGAACAAACCGGAAGAACTATTTCTAAAAGAAACCTCATCTAAAGCTCAAACGATCCAGGTAACCGATGGCAGATCTGAAGCCTTTAAAGCTTACGACTGGCGTGAACCTCAACTTATTAAATTCACGGCGCAGGATGGAGCGAAAGTTCCAGCCAGACTATACCTTCCTGAGGAGGATGTGAAAAATGATGCCGCAATCGTATTTGTTCATGGCGCTGGTTATTTGCAAAATGCTCACAAATGGTGGTCAAGTTATTTTCGCGAGTACATGTTCCATAACCTTTTAACTGATCTTGGTTACACCGTGATCGATATCGATTATCGTGGTAGCGCCGGTTATGGAAGGGATTGGAGAACTGGTATTTACAGACATATGGGCGGGAAAGACCTAAGTGACCAGGTAGACGGCGTGAAATATCTTGTGGATGAACATGATATCAATCCTGAAAAAGTGGGAATTTATGGTGGTAGTTATGGCGGATTTATCACCTTGATGGCCTTATTTACTGAAGCTGATACTTTCCAGGCTGGAGCTGCTTTAAGGTCTGTAACAGACTGGGCACACTACAACCATGGATACACCAGCAATATTCTTAACGAACCTTCCCAGGATCCAATTGCTTACAAACGCTCATCACCCATTTATTTTGCTGAAGGCCTTGAAGGTGATTTGTTGATCGCCCACGGAATGGTAGATGTAAACGTGCATTTTCAAGATGTGGTTAGACTAAGTCAGCGTTTGATTGAATTAGGAAAAGAGAATTGGGAGCTTGCCGTTTATCCAGTGGAAGATCACGGATTCGTGGAGCCTAGTAGCTGGACAGATGAATATCGAAGAATACTGGAATTATTTAATGAAAACCTATTGGAAAAATGA
- a CDS encoding cysteine desulfurase-like protein, translating into MMDINFVREQFPALERDFVFMDNAGGSQVLKQVTNKITDYLLHSNVQLGASYAVSQEAGDRLKSSTEVVSELINASRPEEIVIGSSTTMLMRILSLSISKNWEKGDEIIVTNTDHEANVSPWTDLEKSGFKVKIWHVNPESLELDTKDLEHLLTEKTKLVAVTHASNVLGTINPVKQYAEIVHKAGALICVDGVAYAPHRKVDVQDLDADFYTFSWYKTYGPHLAMMYGKYDLLRELESINHYFIDKDAVPYKLQPGNFNFELTYAVSGITDYYTELHDHHFDGKDLQFKEKLNKTYELISAHEEKLATRLLDYLNSISEIKIIGQTSAAAEKRVPTISFVHQNFRSNDIVEAVDPHNIGIRFGDFYAKKLIHDLQLEDKNGVVRVSLVHYNTLEEVDKLIEVFKTIFKS; encoded by the coding sequence ATGATGGATATCAATTTTGTAAGAGAACAATTTCCTGCTCTTGAACGGGATTTCGTTTTTATGGATAATGCCGGAGGATCACAGGTTTTAAAGCAGGTCACTAACAAGATCACAGATTACCTGCTTCACTCCAATGTACAACTTGGTGCTTCCTACGCTGTTTCCCAGGAAGCCGGAGATAGACTAAAAAGCTCTACGGAAGTTGTTTCAGAGCTTATCAATGCTTCCAGACCTGAAGAGATCGTGATTGGCTCCAGTACGACCATGCTTATGCGAATTCTTAGCCTGAGCATTAGTAAGAACTGGGAAAAAGGAGATGAGATCATTGTTACCAATACAGACCATGAGGCAAATGTTTCTCCATGGACAGATCTTGAAAAGTCTGGGTTTAAAGTTAAGATATGGCATGTAAATCCAGAATCTCTGGAACTTGACACTAAAGATCTTGAACATTTATTGACAGAAAAGACGAAACTCGTTGCCGTTACTCACGCATCGAACGTGCTGGGAACGATCAATCCTGTTAAGCAATACGCTGAAATAGTACATAAAGCAGGTGCTTTGATCTGTGTAGATGGTGTCGCCTATGCACCGCATAGAAAAGTGGACGTTCAGGACCTGGATGCCGACTTCTATACGTTTAGCTGGTACAAGACTTATGGACCACACCTGGCCATGATGTATGGTAAATATGATCTATTGAGAGAGCTGGAAAGTATCAACCATTATTTTATAGACAAAGATGCTGTTCCATATAAACTGCAACCCGGAAATTTCAATTTCGAACTTACCTATGCGGTTTCCGGAATTACCGATTATTATACTGAATTGCACGATCATCATTTCGACGGAAAAGATCTTCAGTTTAAGGAAAAATTGAATAAAACCTACGAGCTTATTTCTGCCCATGAAGAAAAACTGGCCACAAGACTTCTGGATTATTTGAATTCAATTTCAGAAATAAAGATCATCGGGCAAACAAGTGCTGCTGCTGAAAAAAGAGTTCCTACTATTTCATTTGTCCACCAAAACTTCCGAAGCAATGATATTGTTGAAGCAGTAGATCCTCATAATATTGGCATCAGATTTGGCGATTTCTATGCTAAAAAATTAATTCATGACCTTCAGCTGGAAGATAAGAACGGCGTGGTAAGAGTAAGCCTGGTTCATTATAATACCCTGGAAGAAGTTGATAAACTGATAGAAGTTTTTAAAACGATTTTTAAGTCTTAA
- a CDS encoding outer membrane beta-barrel protein gives MKKLLVIVLLFIAVKSFSQRYRDFEVGPSISYAHTSLYLSQDVFGSGESDSFTNSGFEPNYAVGIYAIYYLLPKAGFGAELYWQRTSASDLSDNEHYNSLTFMPYVNFDPFNQIENVLFGAGIGASFIQNSPDYGNVLEEDIRVITIPAKLSVSYRVRNQFTFEISAQAEVLEVVRDQVRRNSILLGFKIPFNRVFGNYR, from the coding sequence GTGAAAAAACTTTTAGTAATAGTTCTGCTATTTATCGCGGTTAAGTCATTCAGCCAGAGATACCGGGATTTTGAGGTTGGTCCAAGCATTAGTTATGCCCATACTTCCTTATATCTTTCTCAGGATGTTTTTGGTAGCGGGGAGAGCGACAGTTTTACCAATTCAGGCTTTGAGCCTAATTACGCGGTGGGAATCTACGCGATCTACTACCTGTTGCCTAAAGCGGGTTTTGGAGCCGAGCTATACTGGCAGCGAACTTCAGCTTCAGATCTTAGTGATAATGAACATTACAACTCGTTGACATTTATGCCTTATGTTAATTTCGACCCCTTCAACCAGATCGAAAATGTACTTTTTGGTGCGGGGATTGGAGCTTCGTTTATTCAAAATTCTCCAGATTACGGTAATGTGCTGGAAGAGGACATTCGGGTGATCACAATCCCGGCAAAATTATCTGTATCATACCGGGTTCGTAATCAATTTACTTTCGAAATCTCCGCACAGGCAGAGGTACTGGAAGTAGTTCGGGATCAGGTGCGTAGAAATTCCATTTTACTGGGCTTCAAAATACCTTTTAATCGTGTCTTCGGAAATTACCGTTAA